In Sardina pilchardus chromosome 8, fSarPil1.1, whole genome shotgun sequence, the genomic window tgtatcaACAATCAAGAATAAATATCAGATAAGGATACAAATTTGACAGGTGCAATAATTGCTCAGGCAGATTCAGTCATGTGGTTCTGCTGACAACAACCAAgctcagtacagcagtgttaaggatatacacaacacctccttctccAAATATGCCGACTTCCAATAATGGATTGAACAGAGACttgttttgctttcacttttgtAAATCCCACCATCCTGAGTCCATTTCCACAACCATTATCCATgacccacccacctccacctccaactccacctccacccacacacacccacacgtccacacgcacgcaggcactcACCACTCATCTGACGGCTCTCATTTGGTGGGTGTCATAAATGGCTTGAGTGTATGCAGTGCCAATGttatacaaacaaaaaatggcACATATATCGGCCACACAAGCTGCAAccaaattttggacagatgatcctcacatacagaatgacaTGGTAAaatttagtctacaaacaccttttttgaagagggtcactttccaaatgtagCTGAAATGGGGTGATTTCACATGGAATGACCCTATATACTattaattatatattatattatatatattatccCAATTTGCTGTGCTTGAATCGCTCTTGGTCTCTGGCATTGTGTCTTTTGTATACAATAGAAATTCTTCTGCTTGTACACCAATGCCTCCATTATACGGCCGCTCTCTACCCCTTCGCCTGAGTccataggctacacaccttctcgCTGTTACACTTCCCAGATGCCCATCTATTATCCATTTTGACAAATTATGCCAACAATCAGCACTATCTTCCTGTGAAGCCCAAATATGTGGGCGGGGGGAGTGGTTGAGCGCTGCTCTCCCATGTCCACATCCATGGCTCAAGTGCCCTTgatcaaggcacctaacccctcactgctccaggtgcgcgcttcacctcactgtgtgttcactgtgtgctgtgtgtgttcactaattcacagattgggattagactgaatttccctcccaggatcaaaagagtatatatataaagtatctatctatctatctatctatctatctatctatctatctatctacagtatctatctatctatctatctatctatctatctatctatctatctatcactatactatactatactatactataaaaATCTGTTTAGAATCATTCTTCCCCTTGTTTAGGTGGGGCACTTTCTGATTTAGAGGAGCTGAAAAGCCCTGCAGAGGGTTGTCACACATCAGTCACACTCAGAGTCAAATTTACAGTCACACCAGGAATTATTAGCTAGCAAAATCACTAAAGATTGGTGATTCATATCACTCGTGCATCATTTTATCATGTTTTAGGTGCGTGCGTTGGTCTTTGATTTTTATTACACTGTGTCATTATTGTGATCTTCTTgttattcttattattttttgtcTTATCAAAAAAAGTACCGTATAAACCCGAATATAAGACGACCCTGTATATAAGACAACCCCCCATTttccagacttttttttttgggggggggggggggggggggggggggcatttgaaCACCATTCAATAAATATTTGGATCAATTTATCCATGAGTGGGCATTTTTTAGTCATTATTTTGGTGCTCGCCACCTCCGAACATTATATTCCATGACTCCACATTCTTTGGCAGCTTTCAGCACCATCAAGTTGATTCATAACACTAATAATAAGCCTATTGTATTAGCACCCTCTACTGTTTCCCccgctttctccctttctcccgtGATTTTGTCTAGACTATATGGCGATAAGACGACCCCCCCGTTTTTCAGCCTATTTTTAGGACAAAACCTAGCCTTATATTCAGGTATATACAGTACGGTAATTGGCCAATAGTAGTAGTTCCGGCTAAAAAGTTTTATACAACAAATCCTCCATTCTCAATGTAATACATATAGCAAAACTCATAACTGACACgacacacactctgccttcaatcaaaaaaaataaaaattcatctcattttcaAATGTTCAATGTACATATTAGATAATAAAGCTTTTTGAGTCCTTGAATCATAAATTATAATAGcagtattattattaaaaaaaaaggacgaATGACAATGGAAACCCTTTTTTGAAAATAGAAAATGcaacaaaacattttgtttatttatttcacatatTTACACAGTATGTGATACATGCTCTTTTGCAAGTACCAAATGATGTGACTTGTGATAAAGATTTAAATTGGAAGGAAATTGAATAACAGATGAAACAAATCCATGTCCTGAACTGACTAGTTTCTGCTGGTATTAACACCTTGAATATATGCATGAGATGAAATGCTGTCCTCTTTTTGTGGTTAGAAAAGTGTTTTCTTTGAAGTAACGTTGACTAACGCTGATGCAGTGTTGTTGGGCAGTTGTATGGTAGTCAACTCTGGAATGACAGTAGGATCTGCTTTTTTTGCTCTCCTGTGAAAAAGAGTAAACAACACATTTAAATTTCAATTCAAGCTATTTGTATAGCAGTGAAAACTTCTGATGTGTTTTTTAATTTCATTGATATATCTTGTTATGATTATTTTTTGTTTCACATTATTGACTAACATTTTTGCCAGAGCTTTTTCCATGAACTTCTTGGCGATATCAGACTCTGGATCGATGCACTTTTTCCCACCATTGCCCTTCAGAGTGACACTGCagaagcaaacacagacacaggtcaGTAATCATCCTCACTATGACCAATATGTCTGACAGATCAACTGATATCAGAAAATGTTCAGTCCTTACATGATCTCTATGTATGCACATGACTGGTCAGGTGTGTACATGGTCAACGTCTGGATCTTTTGTTGGGGAACATATCTCACTCCTTTACCCTGGCACCGACACCGGCCCTTAGACTCCCGTTGACCTGAAAGATGAGTGATTGAGAGATTATGGCAAAGTATTACTAATTATAGCAAAGGCTTATGCCACTTGAGAAGAGTATACAAGTGTAAAGGAAGAGTCTATAACTCATGAATATTTAGCAGATGTGTTATTGTAACAGCAGTTTAACGTTCTCTTAGAAACCTTACAGGTACATTCACCAAACCAAGCAGACTAAAAGAAACCCATGTGCCTCACCTGTTACGCCTACACAGAGCAGACATGCGAGAAAAGCAAACGCTGTGAAATTCATGGTGCCGACTAGATGTTCTCTTCAGCTCTGCTACTGGTC contains:
- the LOC134089017 gene encoding C-X-C motif chemokine 11-like isoform X1, whose protein sequence is MNFTAFAFLACLLCVGVTGQRESKGRCRCQGKGVRYVPQQKIQTLTMYTPDQSCAYIEIIVTLKGNGGKKCIDPESDIAKKFMEKALAKMRAKKADPTVIPELTTIQLPNNTASALVNVTSKKTLF
- the LOC134089017 gene encoding C-X-C motif chemokine 11-6-like isoform X2, which translates into the protein MNFTAFAFLACLLCVGVTGQRESKGRCRCQGKGVRYVPQQKIQTLTMYTPDQSCAYIEIIVTLKGNGGKKCIDPESDIAKKFMEKALAKMTAKKANPTVIPELTTTQLLNVTSTFVNVTSNNTLF